In a genomic window of Littorina saxatilis isolate snail1 linkage group LG6, US_GU_Lsax_2.0, whole genome shotgun sequence:
- the LOC138968863 gene encoding small ubiquitin-related modifier 3-like: protein MDGDQQSQKKIEDCKPESEHINLKVTGQDGSVVHFKIKKNTPLRKLMGAYCNRAGITTGAVRFRFDGNPINDEDTPALLEMEDGDSIDVFQQQTGGCHHL, encoded by the exons ATGGACGGAGATCAACAAAGTCAGAAAAAG ATCGAGGATTGTAAGCCCGAAAGTGAGCACATCAACCTGAAGGTGACGGGACAGGATGGCAGTGTCGTTCActtcaaaattaaaaagaacACACCTTTGAGGAAGCTGATGGGAGCATATTGTAACAGAGCG GGTATCACAACGGGAGCGGTCCGGTTTCGCTTTGACGGAAATCCAATCAACGATGAAGACACGCCAGCCTTG ttggagatggaagatGGTGATTCAATAGATGTGTTCCAACAACAAACAGGTGGTTGTCATCATTTGTGA
- the LOC138968858 gene encoding medium-chain acyl-CoA ligase ACSF2, mitochondrial-like isoform X2: MFCLRNLGCLGQAGSPLPAGMVLRKTRHFGLNVHLRLLSALRPAEPREKRKWSYSHGVSDIPLLGVTIGNLLQDRVEQHPDRDAVVFYQDGQRLSFQQLLNQADQLAAGLLSLGLKQGDRVGMWGPNSREWVLTQYATARAGLVLVNVNPLYRKHELEYALKKVGCKALVAAPRYKELDYYETLFELIPELATDPVGDIKSRTLPDLKMLIMLGQEKFRGAFKFDNILNAAGPSEVKAIFDIQDMVQFDDPINIQFTSGTTGFPKGASLSHHNIVNNSYFVGQRLDYHNRVARICCPVPLYHCFGMVLGCLQVPCHGATMVFPSKAFDAGVALQAVEAEKCTALYGVPTMFIDMLNHETLTKVDLSTLYTGIMAGSPCPIEVMRKVIEKMHMKEVTVCYGSTETSPVTFQSLRDSTVEKRVSTVGLVADHVEGKVVDENGRIVAVGVTGELCTRGYTTMLGYWGDTEKTAECIKQDRWFFTGLNRYVVAS; encoded by the exons ATGTTTTGCTTGCGGAACCTGGGTTGTTTGGGGCAAGCGGGTTCGCCGTTACCTGCAGGCATGGTGCTCAGAAAGACTCGCCATTTTGGTCTTAATGTGCACTTACG GTTGCTGAGTGCCTTGAGACCAGCTGAGCCAAGGGAGAAACGGAAATGGAGCTACAGCCACGGAGTGTCGGACATTCCCCTTCTGGGCGTTACCATCGGCAACCTACTGCAGGACAGAGTGGAGCAACATCCTGACCGAGACGCTGTAGTGTTTTATCAAGATGGACAGCGGCTGTCTTTCCAACAGTTGCTCAATCAG GCAGATCAACTTGCAGCAGGGTTGCTGTCCCTTGGTTTGAAGCAAGGCGACCGGGTCGGAATGTGGGGACCCAACAGCAGAGAATGGGTCCTAACTCAGTATGCCACTGCCAGAGCCGGTCTCGTTTTG GTGAATGTGAATCCACTGTATCGAAAACATGAGCTGGAGTATGCTCTTAAAAAG GTTGGCTGCAAAGCGTTGGTGGCAGCCCCAAGATACAAGGAGCTGGATTATTATGAGACGTTGTTTGAACTGATTCCTGAACTGGCGACAGATCCTGTGGGGGACATTAAGAGTCGCAC ATTACCTGACCTGAAAATGCTGATCATGCTGGGGCAGGAAAAGTTCAGAGGAGCATTTAAGTTTGACAACATTTTGAATGCAGCTGGTCCTTCTGAGGTCAAAGCCATTTTTGACATCCAGGACATGGTACAGTTTGACGATCCAATCAACATACAGTTTACTTCT GGTACAACGGGCTTCCCCAAAGGAGCCAGCCTGTCTCACCACAACATAGTCAACAACAGTTACTTTGTTGGCCAGCGCCTGGATTATCACAACAGG GTGGCCCGCATCTGCTGTCCTGTGCCGTTGTACCACTGTTTTGGAATGGTGCTGGGATGCCTGCAAGTTCCGTGCCATGGTGCAACTATGGTCTTTCCATCCAAAGCCTTTGATGCTGGCGTGGCGTTGCAAGCTGTCGAGGCAGAAAA ATGTACTGCTTTGTACGGAGTGCCCACGATGTTCATTGACATGCTAAACCATGAGACCCTCACCAAAGTTGACCTGTCGACCTTGTACACTGGGATCATGGCCGGGTCACCGTGTCCTATTGAGGTCATGCGCAAGGTCATTGAGAAAATGCACATGAAAGAAGTGACA GTGTGTTATGGCTCTACAGAAACCAGCCCAGTGACTTTTCAGAGTCTGCGAGACAGCACAGTAGAAAAGCGAGTATCCACTGTGGGGCTCGTTGCAGATCATGTGGAG gGCAAAGTTGTAGATGAGAACGGAAGGATTGTTGCTGTGGGAGTGACCGGTGAACTATGTACCCGCGGCTACACCACTATGCTGGGGTACTGGGGAGATACGGAGAAAACAGCCGAGTGCATCAAACAGGACAGATGGTTCTTTACAGG GCTCAATAGATATGTAGTTGCTTCATAG